In Rhipicephalus microplus isolate Deutch F79 chromosome 9, USDA_Rmic, whole genome shotgun sequence, one genomic interval encodes:
- the LOC142771692 gene encoding uncharacterized protein LOC142771692 isoform X1: MNRRFVPDMTPLETPATHITPGSFRPSPIIFYNETHGGNGMAACHNQKGHGGLGGTLLHPPTEVHGAHPTNHFLGSQIVVGVSPSANGSGRVTAGGASNGVGKKQSKKQGGRRFSNRIIEASLCVFLSLCISLAGLFLGLLYQPLLLIVFACGLVALVAYLCYGFIHYKRSWRRRNSGLASYWAGHRKISVVSVDRMPTINEVLIEDNVSITKGLPEETWSGKTFVVRNASPDS, translated from the exons ATGAATCGCCGTTTCGTTCCAGACATGACTCCGCTGGAGACGCCTGCGACCCACATAACGCCGGGCAGCTTCAGACCGAGTCCCATAATATTCTACAACGAGACGCACGGTGGAAACGGCATGGCCGCCTGCCACAATCAAAAGGGACACGGTGGGCTCGGAGGCACCCTCTTGCACCCGCCCACGGAAGTCCACGGCGCTCACCCTACCAACCACTTCCTCGGTAGCCAAATAGTCGTTG GCGTGAGTCCTTCGGCCAACGGCTCCGGTCGCGTCACCGCCGGCGGCGCCTCCAACGGCGTCGGCAAGAAGCAGAGCAAGAAGCAAGGTGGTCGCCGCTTCTCGAACCGCATCATCGAGGCAAGCCTGTGCGTGTTCCTCAGCCTGTGCATCTCCCTGGCAGGCCTCTTCCTGGGCCTGCTCTACCAGCCGCTGCTTCTCATCGTGTTCGCGTGTGGGCTGGTGGCGCTGGTTGCCTACCTCTGCTACGGATTCATCCACTACAAGCGCTCATGG CGGAGACGTAACTCGGGCCTGGCGTCCTACTGGGCGGGCCACCGCAAGATCTCGGTCGTGTCGGTCGACCGCATGCCGACCATCAACGAGGTGCTCATCGAGGACAACGTCTCCATCACTAAGGGTCTCCCCGAGGAGACCTGGAGCGGGAAGACGTTCGTCGTGCGCAACGCGTCGCCCGACAGCTGA
- the LOC142771692 gene encoding uncharacterized protein LOC142771692 isoform X2, producing MTPLETPATHITPGSFRPSPIIFYNETHGGNGMAACHNQKGHGGLGGTLLHPPTEVHGAHPTNHFLGSQIVVGVSPSANGSGRVTAGGASNGVGKKQSKKQGGRRFSNRIIEASLCVFLSLCISLAGLFLGLLYQPLLLIVFACGLVALVAYLCYGFIHYKRSWRRRNSGLASYWAGHRKISVVSVDRMPTINEVLIEDNVSITKGLPEETWSGKTFVVRNASPDS from the exons ATGACTCCGCTGGAGACGCCTGCGACCCACATAACGCCGGGCAGCTTCAGACCGAGTCCCATAATATTCTACAACGAGACGCACGGTGGAAACGGCATGGCCGCCTGCCACAATCAAAAGGGACACGGTGGGCTCGGAGGCACCCTCTTGCACCCGCCCACGGAAGTCCACGGCGCTCACCCTACCAACCACTTCCTCGGTAGCCAAATAGTCGTTG GCGTGAGTCCTTCGGCCAACGGCTCCGGTCGCGTCACCGCCGGCGGCGCCTCCAACGGCGTCGGCAAGAAGCAGAGCAAGAAGCAAGGTGGTCGCCGCTTCTCGAACCGCATCATCGAGGCAAGCCTGTGCGTGTTCCTCAGCCTGTGCATCTCCCTGGCAGGCCTCTTCCTGGGCCTGCTCTACCAGCCGCTGCTTCTCATCGTGTTCGCGTGTGGGCTGGTGGCGCTGGTTGCCTACCTCTGCTACGGATTCATCCACTACAAGCGCTCATGG CGGAGACGTAACTCGGGCCTGGCGTCCTACTGGGCGGGCCACCGCAAGATCTCGGTCGTGTCGGTCGACCGCATGCCGACCATCAACGAGGTGCTCATCGAGGACAACGTCTCCATCACTAAGGGTCTCCCCGAGGAGACCTGGAGCGGGAAGACGTTCGTCGTGCGCAACGCGTCGCCCGACAGCTGA